One region of Chanodichthys erythropterus isolate Z2021 chromosome 19, ASM2448905v1, whole genome shotgun sequence genomic DNA includes:
- the muc13b gene encoding mucin-13b isoform X3: protein MNIPLKTILIFGLLIALVSTQDSPETSTTVTTTAAATTTATQAPETSTTFSTTATATTTATQDTKETTTGTLNTGTTANSTDGTPASTIAATTISTTQGPCASRPCIGDSRCEERFESSFVCICRSGLVYSNTSGCIQTKVFPGSLRLSVNFNPEMNDPTSKQFRDTANKIEDELRTAFTNFSGYIHSVVLSLRKGSIIAEVQNFFDLKSNATTETVQKQIRDAIQNSIIKDATEFEQKSVCNLGPCDSITTTCKEQISGVASCTCKEGYIKSQSTSQVCLACPNGQRAVGTEDCELCPFGFAGFNCSDSYLLVVVVVSTVLSAFLIIFIVALIVVSCRKQKESSSPKEDFSSGYGNMDLHKPTGVPRIPRANPDASWKSNNLEMTNSGSNQALVTRDRPESKERYSDYEEDASYRGQVPPVYSGHGGRGVENGGVQNPYFRQDDDRVRRY from the exons ATGAATATACCACTGAAGACAATTCTGATCTTCGGCTTACTGATTGCACTAGTGTCTACACAAGACT CTCCTGAGACGAGTACCACAGTCACAACTACTGCTGCTGCCACAACTACTGCAACACAAG CTCCTGAGACGAGTACCACCTTCTCAACTACTGCTACTGCCACAACTACTGCAACACAAG ATACTAAGGAGACGACCACTGGTACTTTGAATACAGGTACAACAGCCAATTCTACAGATGGTACTCCTGCCAGCACAATTGCTGCCACCACAATTAGTACAACACAAG GTCCCTGTGCTTCCAGGCCTTGTATTGGAGACAGTAGATGTGAGGAACGGTTCGAGAGCTCATTTGTTTGCATCTGCCGGTCTGGGTTGGTTTACAGTAATACAAGTGGCTGTATTCAAA CAAAGGTCTTCCCTGGTAGTTTAAGATTGTCTGTCAATTTTAATCCGGAAATGAATGACCCGACGTCTAAGCAGTTTAGAGACACAGCAAACAAAATTGAGGATGAG CTCAGAACAGCCTTTACAAACTTCAGCGGATACATACATTCTGTCGTTTTGAGTCTGCG TAAAGGCAGTATAATTGCAGAAGTGCAGAATTTCTTTGACTTAAAATCCAATGCCACGACAGAAACAGTTCAAAAACAGATTCGGGATGCAATTCAAAACAGCATAATAAAAGATGCCACTGAATTTGAAC AAAAGTCTGTGTGTAATCTTGGACCTTGTGACAGTATCACCACAACCTGTAAGGAACAGATTAGTGGTGTTGCAAGTTGCACTTGCAAGGAAGGGTACATTAAGTCACAATCCACATCTCAAGTCTGCCTTG CTTGTCCTAATGGGCAAAGGGCGGTTGGCACAGAAGACTGTGAATT GTGTCCATTTGGGTTTGCTGGGTTCAACTGCAGTGATT CGTATCTTTTGGTTGTGGTCGTGGTCTCCACTGTTTTGAGTGCATTTCTGATCATCTTTATTGTGGCACTGATAGTTGTAAGTTGCAG GAAGCAAAAGGAAAGCTCTTCACCCAAGGAAGACTTTAGCTCAGGTTATGGCAATATGGATTTACATAAACCTACAGGAGTTCCCAGGATTCCTCGGGCCAACCCTGATGCCAGCTGGAAGTCTAATAATCTGGAGATGACCAATAGTGGAAGCAATCAGGCACTGGTGACCAGAGATCGCCCAGAGAGCAAAGAG cGCTACTCTGATTACGAGGAGGATGCGAGCTATAGGGGTCAAGTTCCCCCAGTGTACTCCGGTCATGGTGGGAGAGGAGTAGAAAATGGCGGTGTCCAAAACCCATACTTTCGGCAAGATGATGACAGAGTGCGCAGATATTAA
- the muc13b gene encoding mucin-13b isoform X2, producing MSRQEMARVVFSAHADSSTASPSTVPPIPATTSAAPETSTTVTTTAAATTTATQAPETSTTFSTTATATTTATQDTKETTTGTLNTGTTANSTDGTPASTIAATTISTTQGPCASRPCIGDSRCEERFESSFVCICRSGLVYSNTSGCIQTKVFPGSLRLSVNFNPEMNDPTSKQFRDTANKIEDELRTAFTNFSGYIHSVVLSLRKGSIIAEVQNFFDLKSNATTETVQKQIRDAIQNSIIKDATEFEQKSVCNLGPCDSITTTCKEQISGVASCTCKEGYIKSQSTSQVCLACPNGQRAVGTEDCELCPFGFAGFNCSDSYLLVVVVVSTVLSAFLIIFIVALIVVSCRKQKESSSPKEDFSSGYGNMDLHKPTGVPRIPRANPDASWKSNNLEMTNSGSNQALVTRDRPESKERYSDYEEDASYRGQVPPVYSGHGGRGVENGGVQNPYFRQDDDRVRRY from the exons ATGTCAAGACAGGAAATGGCAAGGGTTGTTTTCTCAGCTCATG CTGATTCCTCCACAGCTTCCCCCAGCACAGTTCCTCCAATCCCAGCCACCACCTCAGCAG CTCCTGAGACGAGTACCACAGTCACAACTACTGCTGCTGCCACAACTACTGCAACACAAG CTCCTGAGACGAGTACCACCTTCTCAACTACTGCTACTGCCACAACTACTGCAACACAAG ATACTAAGGAGACGACCACTGGTACTTTGAATACAGGTACAACAGCCAATTCTACAGATGGTACTCCTGCCAGCACAATTGCTGCCACCACAATTAGTACAACACAAG GTCCCTGTGCTTCCAGGCCTTGTATTGGAGACAGTAGATGTGAGGAACGGTTCGAGAGCTCATTTGTTTGCATCTGCCGGTCTGGGTTGGTTTACAGTAATACAAGTGGCTGTATTCAAA CAAAGGTCTTCCCTGGTAGTTTAAGATTGTCTGTCAATTTTAATCCGGAAATGAATGACCCGACGTCTAAGCAGTTTAGAGACACAGCAAACAAAATTGAGGATGAG CTCAGAACAGCCTTTACAAACTTCAGCGGATACATACATTCTGTCGTTTTGAGTCTGCG TAAAGGCAGTATAATTGCAGAAGTGCAGAATTTCTTTGACTTAAAATCCAATGCCACGACAGAAACAGTTCAAAAACAGATTCGGGATGCAATTCAAAACAGCATAATAAAAGATGCCACTGAATTTGAAC AAAAGTCTGTGTGTAATCTTGGACCTTGTGACAGTATCACCACAACCTGTAAGGAACAGATTAGTGGTGTTGCAAGTTGCACTTGCAAGGAAGGGTACATTAAGTCACAATCCACATCTCAAGTCTGCCTTG CTTGTCCTAATGGGCAAAGGGCGGTTGGCACAGAAGACTGTGAATT GTGTCCATTTGGGTTTGCTGGGTTCAACTGCAGTGATT CGTATCTTTTGGTTGTGGTCGTGGTCTCCACTGTTTTGAGTGCATTTCTGATCATCTTTATTGTGGCACTGATAGTTGTAAGTTGCAG GAAGCAAAAGGAAAGCTCTTCACCCAAGGAAGACTTTAGCTCAGGTTATGGCAATATGGATTTACATAAACCTACAGGAGTTCCCAGGATTCCTCGGGCCAACCCTGATGCCAGCTGGAAGTCTAATAATCTGGAGATGACCAATAGTGGAAGCAATCAGGCACTGGTGACCAGAGATCGCCCAGAGAGCAAAGAG cGCTACTCTGATTACGAGGAGGATGCGAGCTATAGGGGTCAAGTTCCCCCAGTGTACTCCGGTCATGGTGGGAGAGGAGTAGAAAATGGCGGTGTCCAAAACCCATACTTTCGGCAAGATGATGACAGAGTGCGCAGATATTAA
- the muc13b gene encoding mucin-13b isoform X1 yields MNIPLKTILIFGLLIALVSTQDSDSSTASPSTVPPIPATTSAAPETSTTVTTTAAATTTATQAPETSTTFSTTATATTTATQDTKETTTGTLNTGTTANSTDGTPASTIAATTISTTQGPCASRPCIGDSRCEERFESSFVCICRSGLVYSNTSGCIQTKVFPGSLRLSVNFNPEMNDPTSKQFRDTANKIEDELRTAFTNFSGYIHSVVLSLRKGSIIAEVQNFFDLKSNATTETVQKQIRDAIQNSIIKDATEFEQKSVCNLGPCDSITTTCKEQISGVASCTCKEGYIKSQSTSQVCLACPNGQRAVGTEDCELCPFGFAGFNCSDSYLLVVVVVSTVLSAFLIIFIVALIVVSCRKQKESSSPKEDFSSGYGNMDLHKPTGVPRIPRANPDASWKSNNLEMTNSGSNQALVTRDRPESKERYSDYEEDASYRGQVPPVYSGHGGRGVENGGVQNPYFRQDDDRVRRY; encoded by the exons ATGAATATACCACTGAAGACAATTCTGATCTTCGGCTTACTGATTGCACTAGTGTCTACACAAGACT CTGATTCCTCCACAGCTTCCCCCAGCACAGTTCCTCCAATCCCAGCCACCACCTCAGCAG CTCCTGAGACGAGTACCACAGTCACAACTACTGCTGCTGCCACAACTACTGCAACACAAG CTCCTGAGACGAGTACCACCTTCTCAACTACTGCTACTGCCACAACTACTGCAACACAAG ATACTAAGGAGACGACCACTGGTACTTTGAATACAGGTACAACAGCCAATTCTACAGATGGTACTCCTGCCAGCACAATTGCTGCCACCACAATTAGTACAACACAAG GTCCCTGTGCTTCCAGGCCTTGTATTGGAGACAGTAGATGTGAGGAACGGTTCGAGAGCTCATTTGTTTGCATCTGCCGGTCTGGGTTGGTTTACAGTAATACAAGTGGCTGTATTCAAA CAAAGGTCTTCCCTGGTAGTTTAAGATTGTCTGTCAATTTTAATCCGGAAATGAATGACCCGACGTCTAAGCAGTTTAGAGACACAGCAAACAAAATTGAGGATGAG CTCAGAACAGCCTTTACAAACTTCAGCGGATACATACATTCTGTCGTTTTGAGTCTGCG TAAAGGCAGTATAATTGCAGAAGTGCAGAATTTCTTTGACTTAAAATCCAATGCCACGACAGAAACAGTTCAAAAACAGATTCGGGATGCAATTCAAAACAGCATAATAAAAGATGCCACTGAATTTGAAC AAAAGTCTGTGTGTAATCTTGGACCTTGTGACAGTATCACCACAACCTGTAAGGAACAGATTAGTGGTGTTGCAAGTTGCACTTGCAAGGAAGGGTACATTAAGTCACAATCCACATCTCAAGTCTGCCTTG CTTGTCCTAATGGGCAAAGGGCGGTTGGCACAGAAGACTGTGAATT GTGTCCATTTGGGTTTGCTGGGTTCAACTGCAGTGATT CGTATCTTTTGGTTGTGGTCGTGGTCTCCACTGTTTTGAGTGCATTTCTGATCATCTTTATTGTGGCACTGATAGTTGTAAGTTGCAG GAAGCAAAAGGAAAGCTCTTCACCCAAGGAAGACTTTAGCTCAGGTTATGGCAATATGGATTTACATAAACCTACAGGAGTTCCCAGGATTCCTCGGGCCAACCCTGATGCCAGCTGGAAGTCTAATAATCTGGAGATGACCAATAGTGGAAGCAATCAGGCACTGGTGACCAGAGATCGCCCAGAGAGCAAAGAG cGCTACTCTGATTACGAGGAGGATGCGAGCTATAGGGGTCAAGTTCCCCCAGTGTACTCCGGTCATGGTGGGAGAGGAGTAGAAAATGGCGGTGTCCAAAACCCATACTTTCGGCAAGATGATGACAGAGTGCGCAGATATTAA
- the znf281b gene encoding zinc finger protein 281b: protein MSIIQDKLGNEFLRNGGMDPNFPPSMIMFSHLPPVTSFTRLTSQTSMADLPQEMILKKERDSPDHGGGFLHSMGIKQEKLSELDYRLPMYATGTGTVGGKSTDMLDMSLGNHQNMLLHDLSLSNQFSGRLGKDPKESGPRRGRRANGEGPEGKTRRKQGDSAKSLMLDGDSGPLSPNSKPHICEHCNAAFRSSYHLRRHVLIHTGERPFRCSQCNMSFIQKYLLQRHEKIHSGEKPFSCDQCNMRFIQKYHMERHKRTHSGEKPYKCDTCLQYFSRTDRLLKHKRTCGEAIKKGLDPGMLDLGDEDVGQGSYLLTQGNTSAPPRKRGKSKSGNDGGERRRKKGAAAGGGVQMARGLAPQDYTLDIPSGSGASSSGALAETSMDNQHGRTPKLVFKKGGHKGIDKGPVSMEEANHEQKQGSMDMSGAGSMDGLSLLQTSGGPKQGGTSSNYDDAMQFLKKRRYLHAANSSAAADFSSVHLPQPTVIQGGIGEPTLALLDTSPLVSVDKHDKSGIPDEVLQSLLDHYSHKSDGSHHDVTFDLQDSHHVELQPASATSELGQDEGSPGSGDKSGVMNEYSKFLLQTLERTSHSSNFILGPSGPFPSLLSSSSSPVSTLFPEKNIYTTSPLDCGFGQPVSSPLAPSSSASLSKSHYGMLVGSPSPSHASPSSQQAFHLSSLESAPHQQLTPSQELTDQLEKQHSPPYALATQELSSGSQKDQQTKNGSSSVNGSNNGNGTSGGSSNGSVYPDLAALESSKEVDIRSTYQIENFAQAFGSQFKSGRRTPLGYGSDPRVGVTEVDHRIQRTPVSEFSGYTSLLADVNEPASSGSKTPTSQSYR from the exons ATGAGTATTATCCAGGACAAGCTAGGCAATGAGTTTTTGCGGAACGGAGGCATGGACCCAAACTTCCCTCCCAGCATGATCATGTTCAGCCATTTACCTCCAGTGACCAGCTTCACGCGCCTGACTTCACAAACCTCTATGGCGGATCTGCCCCAGGAGATGATCCTAAAGAAGGAGCGTGACTCTCCTGACCACGGTGGTGGCTTTCTCCACAGTATGGGTATCAAACAGGAGAAGCTCAGTGAGTTGGACTACCGCCTCCCAATGTATGCAACGGGAACTGGAACAGTAGGAGGAAAAAGCACTGATATGCTGGACATGTCACTTGGCAACCACCAGAATATGCTTTTGCATGACCTAAGCCTTAGCAAT CAGTTCTCTGGAAGACTGGGAAAAGACCCTAAAGAATCTGGGCCTAGAAGAGGGAGAAGAGCAAATGGAGAAGGACCAGAGGGCAAAACCAGAAGGAAACAAGGGGACTCAGCAAAG TCACTCATGCTGGATGGTGATTCTGGGCCCCTCTCTCCCAACTCTAAACCGCACATATGCGAGCACTGCAATGCAGCCTTCCGCAGTTCCTATCATCTGCGCAGACATGTGCTCATTCACACAG GTGAGAGGCCTTTTAGGTGCAGTCAATGTAATATGAGCTTCATACAGAAGTATCTGCTGCAACGCCATGAAAAAATCCACAGTG GGGAGAAACCGTTCAGCTGTGACCAGTGCAACATGCGCTTCATTCAGAAATACCATATGGAGAGACACAAAAGGACACACAGTGGAGAAAAGCCATATAAATGTGACACCTGCCTACAG TATTTCTCACGGACGGATCGATTACTGAAGCACAAGAGAACCTGTGGAGAAGCCATAAAGAAAGGTCTGGACCCAGGGATGCTGGACCTTGGAGACGAGGATGTGGGACAAGGCAGCTACCTACTCACTCAGGGAAACACCAGCGCCCCACCACGCAAGAGGGGCAAGTCCAAAAGTGGCAATGATGGAGGAGAGCGGCGAAGGAAGAAGGGAGCAGCTGCGGGAGGAGGAGTGCAAATGGCACGAGGACTCGCCCCACAGGACTACACCTTGGACATCCCCAGTGGATCAGGGGCATCTTCTTCAGGGGCTCTGGCTGAGACAAGCATGGACAACCAGCATGGACGCACACCCAAGCTTGTCTTTAAGAAAGGTGGCCACAAGGGAATTGACAAGGGTCCGGTTTCTATGGAGGAGGCCAACCATGAGCAGAAGCAAGGATCTATGGACATGTCTGGAGCTGGAAGTATGGATGGTCTCAGCCTCCTCCAAACCTCTGGTGGCCCCAAACAAGGAGGTACCAGCAGCAACTACGATGATGCCATgcagtttttgaaaaaaagacgGTACCTGCATGCTGCTAACAGCAGCGCTGCAGCTGACTTCAGCTCTGTCCACCTTCCGCAGCCGACGGTCATCCAAGGTGGCATAGGAGAACCTACACTAGCCTTGCTTGACACCTCGCCTTTGGTAAGCGTTGACAAGCATGACAAATCAGGGATCCCAGATGAGGTGCTGCAGAGCCTGTTGGACCACTACAGCCACAAATCCGATGGTTCTCACCACGATGTGACTTTTGATCTGCAAGACTCTCACCATGTAGAATTGCAGCCTGCCTCTGCCACCTCTGAACTGGGCCAGGATGAGGGATCTCCTGGCTCTGGAGACAAGAGTGGGGTGATGAACGAGTACTCCAAGTTCTTGCTCCAGACCTTGGAGAGAACCAGCCATAGCAGCAATTTCATTTTGGGCCCGTCTGGACCCTTCCCAAGCCTCCTGTCGTCTAGCAGCAGCCCTGTTAGCACACTCTTCCCAGAAAAGAACATCTACACCACCTCACCACTAGATTGTGGATTTGGACAGCCCGTTTCCTCCCCTCTTGCACCTTCCTCTTCAGCTTCCTTGAGCAAGTCCCATTATGGAATGCTGGTAGGTTCTCCGTCGCCCTCCCATGCCTCACCATCCTCCCAGCAAGCCTTTCACCTTAGCAGTCTGGAGTCAGCTCCGCACCAGCAGCTTACTCCATCTCAAGAGCTCACTGACCAGCTGGAGAAGCAGCACTCGCCACCGTACGCTCTCGCAACTCAGGAGCTGAGCAGTGGCAGCCAGAAAGACCAGCAGACCAAGAACGGCAGCTCTTCTGTCAACGGCAGCAACAACGGGAATGGCACCAGTGGCGGCTCATCTAATGGCTCTGTCTATCCTGACCTTGCTGCCCTGGAGTCATCTAAGGAAGTGGACATACGTTCCACCTACCAGATAGAGAACTTTGCCCAAGCCTTCGGCTCTCAGTTCAAGTCTGGTCGCCGAACCCCGCTAGGTTATGGCAGTGACCCGCGAGTGGGTGTCACAGAGGTCGACCACAGGATACAGCGGACTCCCGTATCTGAATTCTCAGGGTATACTAGTCTCTTAGCAGATGTCAACGAGCCGGCTAGCTCAGGATCCAAAACCCCCACAAGCCAAAGCTACAGGTAA